The Arachis hypogaea cultivar Tifrunner chromosome 14, arahy.Tifrunner.gnm2.J5K5, whole genome shotgun sequence genome has a segment encoding these proteins:
- the LOC112741300 gene encoding ribonuclease 3-like protein 1, producing MDSDKGILEHTPLQKGDACDCENNASSQSPHEQGTKKRPARSDLYEICAANHWKPPVFECYKQDGPCHQKMFTFKVTIEIEDASENIIECYGAPQRKKKTAADHAAEGALWYLKNIGYGMKNQ from the exons ATGGATTCTGACAAGGGCATCTTGGAACACACTCCCTTGCAAAAGGGCGACGCCTGTGACTGTGAGAACAACGCGTCCTCACAGTCTCCACATGAACAAG GTACGAAGAAAAGACCTGCCAGATCAGATTTGTACGAGATCTGTGCTGCAAACCATTGGAAGCCCCCTGTATTTGAATGTTACAAACAGGATGGTCCATGCCATCAGAAAAT GTTTACCTTCAAGGTTACTATTGAGATAGAAGATGCATCGGAGAACATTATAGAGTGCTATGGTGCCCCTcaacgaaaaaagaaaacagcCGCAGACCATGCAGCTGAGGGAGCTTTGTGGTACCTAAAGAATATAGGCTATGGGATGAAGAATCAATAA